In Prosthecochloris sp. GSB1, the following proteins share a genomic window:
- the bioB gene encoding biotin synthase BioB, with the protein MTATAIHEAVRRAYGVLETGEPLPKEVALELADLGGEEVMDLVSLANKVRNRYASPAGESLHTCSILNAKSGVCGENCRFCAQSLHNGAEVEQYKLLSNEEALAAAGEVYRQGVRRFGIVTSGYGYRTANPEFLRIISMIDRLRQEYPGLQVCASLGMLGEEPAKMLAGHHVAHYNINIQVAPARYGELIADSHSVEARMETVRRLNRHGIPVCCGGILGVGESMRDRIDFLYALQELDIAVIPLNVLVPIDGTPLEGTATLPVTDILKTFAICRLAHPRTIIKFAAGRETVMKDFQGLLMLAGANGFLTGGYLTTRGRDMEDDRRFMRQLEHFSAVTAP; encoded by the coding sequence ATGACGGCGACGGCGATACATGAAGCGGTCCGCAGGGCCTACGGCGTACTGGAAACCGGCGAGCCTCTCCCGAAGGAGGTTGCGCTGGAACTGGCGGATCTTGGCGGCGAGGAGGTGATGGACCTCGTTTCGCTTGCCAACAAGGTGCGGAACCGTTACGCCTCGCCCGCAGGCGAGAGTCTGCACACCTGTTCGATCCTCAACGCAAAATCAGGCGTCTGCGGCGAGAACTGCCGCTTCTGTGCCCAGTCGCTGCACAACGGCGCGGAGGTCGAACAATACAAGCTCCTTTCGAACGAGGAGGCGCTCGCCGCCGCGGGCGAAGTATACCGCCAGGGGGTGCGGCGATTCGGCATCGTGACGAGCGGATACGGTTACCGCACGGCAAACCCCGAATTTCTCCGGATCATCTCCATGATAGACCGGCTGCGGCAGGAATATCCGGGGCTCCAGGTCTGCGCGTCGCTCGGCATGCTCGGCGAGGAGCCCGCTAAAATGCTTGCAGGGCACCATGTCGCGCATTACAACATCAACATCCAGGTCGCTCCCGCCCGCTACGGGGAGCTGATAGCCGACAGCCACTCCGTCGAGGCGAGAATGGAGACCGTCAGGCGGCTTAACCGCCACGGTATACCGGTCTGCTGCGGCGGGATTCTCGGGGTCGGTGAAAGCATGCGCGACAGGATCGATTTTCTCTACGCATTGCAGGAACTCGATATCGCCGTGATACCGCTCAACGTCCTGGTGCCGATCGACGGCACGCCCCTCGAGGGAACCGCCACCCTTCCGGTCACCGACATTCTCAAGACTTTCGCCATCTGCCGGCTCGCGCATCCACGAACGATCATCAAGTTCGCGGCGGGACGCGAGACGGTCATGAAGGATTTTCAGGGCCTGCTTATGCTCGCGGGCGCGAACGGTTTTCTTACCGGAGGGTACCTGACGACGCGCGGTCGCGACATGGAGGACGACCGTCGGTTCATGCGGCAGCTCGAACATTTTTCAGCGGTAACGGCGCCATGA